The Halorussus gelatinilyticus genome contains the following window.
GTGGGCCGCGGGCGGCGGGTGGTACGACCGCCTGCCGCTCCCGTGGTACACCGAGCAATACGGCGCGAAGGTAGACAGCACGACCGACCTGCAGGAAATCGGCTCGAACCCGCCGCCGGTCGTAATCGCCCGCGCCGGTGACCGACAGGCCGTCGCCCAGCGACTCGACGGCTACCGAGCCTTCGAGGAGGAACTGACTCTCTGGGGGAGCGAGACGGTCTTCTTCGTGGACGAGGATTCGCTTCCGCCCGAGCAACGCGGCGGGTCCGTCTGAGCAGCGGCCGAACTGAATAGCCACGTTCTTGTACAACTCCCGGCCGAGTTGGCAAATCTTATGCAGGGGCGTCTACAACTGCCGACCAGATGAGCGACAGCGAGATGATTGGCGTCGTCGGCGGGGGACAGCTCGGTCGGATGCTGGCGGAGGCGGCAGCGCCGCTCGGCGTCGAGGTGGTCGTCCTCGACCCCACGTCCGAGTGCCCGGCATCGCCGGTCGCCCGCGACCAGATCGTCGGCGACTTCGACGACGAGGAGGGAATCCGGGAGTTGGCCGCGCGCGCGGACTACTTGACGTACGAAATCGAGTTGGCCGACCCGGACGTGCTGGAACGGGTCGCCGACGAGTACGACGTGCCCGTCAACCCCGACCCCGAGACGCTCCGGACGATTCAGGACAAGTTGGTGCAGAACCGCGCCCTGCGAGACGCCGGGGTGCCGGTGCCGGACTTCCGGCGAGTGGACGACCGCGAGGACCTGCTGGACGCAATCGAGGAGTTCGGCTACCCCGTGATGCTCAAGGCCCGCGAAGGCGGCTACGACGGCCGGGGGAACGTCCCCGTCGCGGACGAGAGCGAAGTCGAGGACGCCCTCGAACAGGTCGAGGGCGGCGCGGTGGTCGAGGAGTTCGTGGACTTCGAGCGCGAGGTGTCGATAATCGGCGTGAAGGGCACAGACGGCGAGA
Protein-coding sequences here:
- a CDS encoding 5-(carboxyamino)imidazole ribonucleotide synthase, encoding MSDSEMIGVVGGGQLGRMLAEAAAPLGVEVVVLDPTSECPASPVARDQIVGDFDDEEGIRELAARADYLTYEIELADPDVLERVADEYDVPVNPDPETLRTIQDKLVQNRALRDAGVPVPDFRRVDDREDLLDAIEEFGYPVMLKAREGGYDGRGNVPVADESEVEDALEQVEGGAVVEEFVDFEREVSIIGVKGTDGETATFPLGENVHREEILRETVVPARTSEAVAERAREVAEDVLEMLSGRGVYGIELFETSEGEILVNEIAPRPHNSGHYTIEGALTSQFEQHARAVTGRPLGATDLRSPVVSANLLGDGDERRDANPAGDEAILAHPGASIHWYGKHEVYPLRKMGHFTVVGEARSGSPDEADDETTDELLRAARDLRDEVTFE